The Clostridia bacterium genome includes a window with the following:
- the queA gene encoding tRNA preQ1(34) S-adenosylmethionine ribosyltransferase-isomerase QueA encodes MRVEDFDYDLPEDRIAQAPLPDRDAARLMVLRRTTREIEDRRFFELPELLAPGDLLVLNDTRVLPARLVGRRATGGTAELLLLHPEGRDGEWRALARPHRRLRAGETLSFERGLRATLIEKAAEGEVVVRLEAPGGWEAALREAGRVPLPPYIRRPLEDPERYQTVYAREEGSAAAPTAGLHFTPRLLEALQARGVETAYLTLHVGLGTFRPVHVERIDQHRMHAEWYRLPPETAAAVARARERGGRVVAVGTTVCRTLETRATDEGLVEPGSGWTDLFIYPGFRFRVVDALVTNFHLPKSTLLMLVSAFAGREFVLSAYRRAVESGYRFYSFGDAMLIL; translated from the coding sequence GTGCGCGTCGAGGATTTCGACTACGATTTGCCGGAAGACCGCATTGCCCAAGCGCCGCTGCCCGATCGGGACGCGGCCCGGCTCATGGTGTTGCGCCGGACCACGCGGGAGATCGAGGACCGTCGCTTCTTCGAGCTGCCCGAACTCCTGGCTCCGGGGGACCTGCTCGTCTTGAACGACACCCGCGTCCTTCCGGCGCGCCTCGTCGGCCGGCGGGCGACGGGCGGCACGGCGGAACTCCTTCTCCTGCACCCCGAGGGCCGCGACGGCGAGTGGCGCGCGCTCGCGCGGCCGCACCGCCGCCTGCGCGCCGGGGAGACGCTTTCCTTCGAACGCGGACTGCGCGCGACGCTGATCGAGAAGGCGGCCGAGGGCGAGGTCGTCGTCCGGCTGGAGGCCCCAGGCGGCTGGGAGGCCGCCCTGCGCGAAGCCGGCCGCGTGCCGCTGCCGCCGTACATCCGCAGGCCTCTGGAAGACCCCGAGCGATACCAGACGGTCTACGCCCGGGAAGAGGGATCGGCCGCCGCACCCACGGCCGGCCTGCACTTCACCCCGCGCCTGCTGGAGGCGCTTCAGGCGCGCGGCGTGGAGACGGCGTACCTGACCCTGCACGTGGGCCTGGGCACGTTTCGTCCCGTCCACGTCGAACGCATCGACCAGCACAGGATGCACGCCGAGTGGTACCGCCTGCCGCCGGAGACGGCGGCGGCCGTGGCCCGCGCGCGCGAGCGCGGCGGCCGCGTCGTGGCCGTCGGAACGACCGTCTGCCGCACGCTGGAGACCCGCGCCACGGACGAGGGTCTCGTGGAGCCGGGCAGCGGCTGGACCGATCTCTTCATCTACCCCGGATTTCGCTTCCGCGTCGTCGACGCGCTGGTCACGAACTTCCACCTGCCGAAGTCGACGCTCCTGATGCTCGTGAGCGCGTTCGCCGGGCGCGAGTTCGTCCTGTCCGCGTATCGGCGCGCGGTGGAGAGCGGGTATCGCTTCTACAGCTTCGGCGACGCCATGCTGATCCTGTGA